TCCTGTCTGCGATTCAGGCAGAAACCGTTTCCGCACGCTTTGAGTCTCTGATCCAAAATCCCGGAGAAGTGCAGGAGGAATAGGATATGGCGGCTAAACTTTTTATAGTGTCGGCACCCTCCGGTGCCGGTAAGACAACCCTTGTAAAAGCATTGTTGAAGCGGTTTGGCGATCTGGTGTTTTCTATTTCCCACACCACCCGTCCCCCCCGGCAAGGGGAGGTTCACGCAAAAGACTATTTTTTTACGGATAAGGCACAGTTCATGAAAATGGTGGAATCCGGCCAGATGCTCGAGTGGGCTCAAGTCCACGATAATTGTTACGGCACCTCTGCCACGTTTGTTCAAGAACGGCTTTCTGCCGGCCAAAGCGTTTTATTGGATATTGATGTCCAGGGCGGGCGGCAGATTATGGATTGCGGTCTGAACTCCGTTTCCATATTCATCATGGCCCCGTCTTTG
This window of the uncultured Desulfobacter sp. genome carries:
- the gmk gene encoding guanylate kinase; amino-acid sequence: MAAKLFIVSAPSGAGKTTLVKALLKRFGDLVFSISHTTRPPRQGEVHAKDYFFTDKAQFMKMVESGQMLEWAQVHDNCYGTSATFVQERLSAGQSVLLDIDVQGGRQIMDCGLNSVSIFIMAPSLAVLEQRLRGRGTDTEEVIRKRLENAKEEIAQKSFYTHVVVNDVLDEAIAELVGIVEQETGN